CGCGCATCGAGGAGGTCAACCGCATCCTGGAGGTGCTCTCCTCGATCGGCGTCAAGGTCACGTGGTCGCCGGACAAGTCCGAGCTGGAGCTCGTCCGCCCCGAGATGCTCGACCTGGCGGCCATGGACGTCGCCGCCGCGCGCCGCACCCGCAGCATCATCATGTTCCTGGGCCCGCTGCTGCACCTGCTCCCCGAGTTCCAGCTGCCCTACGCGGGCGGCTGCAATCTCGGCACCCGCACCGTCACCCCCCACCTGCAGGCCCTGCAGCTGTTCGGCCTGGACGTCAAGGCGACCGAGGGCTGGTACCAGGCGGCGGTCCGCGAGACCGACGACGGCGTGCGTCACATCACGCTCACCGAGCGCGGCGACACCGTCACCGAGAACGTGCTGATGGCCGCGGCGCTGTTCCCCGGCACCACCGTCATCCGCAACGCGTCGCCCAACTACATGGTGCAGGACCTGTGCTTCTTCCTGGAGGCCGTCGGCGTCACGGTGGAGGGCATCGGCTCCACCACCCTCACGGTGACCGGCGTCGAGGAGATCGCCACCGACGTCCGGTTCGCGCCCTCGGAGGACCCGATCGAGGCCATGAGCCTCATCACCGCGGCCGTCGTCACCAAGTCGGAGATGACCGTGCGCCGGGCGCCCATCGAGTTCCTCGAGATCGAGCTCGCGATCCTCGGCGACATGGGGCTGCGCTACGACCTCAGCGAGGAGTACCCGGCCCACAACGGCCGGACGCGCCTGGTGGACATCACCGTGCACCCCAGCGCCCTGCACGCGGCCCAGGACAAGATCCATCCGATGCCGTTCCCGGGCCTCAACATCGACAACCTCCCCTTCTTCGCGGTGATCGCGGCGGAGGCGGAGGGGCGCACCCTGATCCACGACTGGGTGTACGAGAACCGGGCCATCCACCTGCTCGAGCTGGGCAAGCTCGGCGCGACGACCCAGTTGCTCGACCCGCACCGCCTCGTCGTCGAGGGCCCGACCAGCTGGCGCAGCCAGGAGCTCGTGTGCCCGCCGGCCCTGCGCCCGGCGGTCTGCCTGCTGCTGGCCTCGATGGCGGCGCGGGGCGTGACCGTGCTCCGGGACGTCTACGTCATCAACCGCGGCTACGAGGATCTGGCCAACCGACTCAACAAGCTGGGCGCCGACATCCAGGTCTTCTACGACTGATCGCCCGCGTACGCAGCGATGCCCCGGCCTTCGCCGGGGCATCGTCGCGTTCGGGACCGCTCAGCGCACTCGTCGGGAACCCGACGCGGCCGCGATCGGATCGCTCAGCGCAGCCGTTCGACCTCGAAGCTGTGCGTCGGGGAGACCAGGTCGTCCTGCGCCGGTACGAGCGCGAGCTCGCGACGGTCGAGCCGGGTGGTCTTCTCCAGCACCGAGTAGACGACGTCGGCGGTGCGGCCCACGGCGTCGGCGAGCGAGGCGCCCCCCAGCAGCGATGCGAGGAAGATGCTCGCGGTGAGGTCGCCGGAACCGGTGAACGAGCGCTCGAGCATCGGGGTGGTGACGCCCCAGGCACCGTCCTGGTCCACGGCCACCATCATCACGGTGTCCGGTGCGGCGCCCTTGGCGACCACCGAGGTCACCAGCACGACCCGGGGCCCCTGGGCGCGCAGCGCGTCCGCCGCGGCGAGCACGTCCTCGACCGTCTCGGTCTCCCGCCCCGTGAGGAAGTCGAGTTCGTAGTGGTTCGGCGTGAGGATGTCGGCGGCCGGCACCACATGGTCGCGCATGAACTCGGGGATGCCCGGCAGCACGTACATGCCCCGCCCCACGTCGCCCATCACGGGATCGCAGCACCACACCGCGCGCGGGTTGCGCTCCTTGACCAGCCCGACGATCTTGAGGATCTCCGCCCCCATCGCCGGCGCGCCCTGGTACCCGGTCAGGACGGCGTCCACCTCGGGCAGCACCCCCAACTCGTCGATGCCCTGCACGACGTCGGCGACGTCGGAGGGCGCCAGCAGCGGGCCGCGCTTGCCCGGGTAGGACGTGTTGTTCGAGAAGTGCACCGTCAGCACCGGCCACACCTCGAAACCGAGCCGCATCAGCGGGAACGTCGCCGCGCTGTTTCCGACGTGGCCGTAGGCCACCGAGGACTGGATCGAAAGAATCGTCGTCACGGACGCCCATTGTGCTCCCTCTCGGCCGGGTCTTCATCACCCGTTCACGCCCGATCCCTAAGGTGAGCCCCATGCGCGCCGACGCCTACGAGTACTTCGCCCCGCCGTTCGCGGCCCTGGCGCACCGCGGCGGGTTCTCCCCCGACGCCCCACCCGAGGTCGAGAACAGCCTGCGCGGGTTCGCCGCTGCCGTCGCGCTGGGCTTCGGGTACCTCGAGACCGACGTGCACACCACCGCCGACGGCGTCCTGGTGGCCTTCCACGACGACCGCCTCGACCGGGTGACGGACGCCGCGGGCGCGATCGCCGACCTGCCCTGGTCGGAGGTCGCCCGCGCCCGGATCGGCGGCAGCGAGCCGATCCCCCGCTTCGTCGACCTGCTCGACGCCCTGCCCGGCGCCCGGTTCAACGTCGACCTCAAGCATCCGAGCGCCGTCGAACCCCTCGCCGACCTGCTGGGCCGCCGCGACGGCGAGCGCGTCTGCGTGTCGAGCTTCACCACCGCCAGCGTCCGCCGGTTCCGGGCGCTCACCGGCGGGCGGATCGCGACGGGCGCGTCCCCGAAGGAGGTGGCCGGCTTCGCCGTGCCGGGGCTGCGGCGGGTGTGGCCGCTGGCCGGGCAGGCGTTCCAGATGCCCACCCACGAGCCGCGCACCGGCGTCCCGCTGCTGACCCGCGGGTTCCTGGCGGCGGCGCACGCCCGCGGCGCCCGCGTCCACGTGTGGACCATCAACGACCGCCCCGAGATGGAGCGGCTGCTCGACCTCGGCGTGGACGGTATCGTCTCCGACGACCTCCTGACCCTGAAGGACGTCCTGATCGACCGTGGCCTGTGGGAAGGGGACCGATGAGCGAGCACGCGACGACGGCGCTGGAGGCGTCCCTGCCGGTCCCCCGGCGCAAGGTGTGGGCCTGGGCGATGTGGGACTGGGGCACCCAGCCGCTGAACACCGTCATCATCACCTTCGTCTTCTCGGTCTACATCACGAGCAAGGCGTTCGGCCCGGAGAACACGACCTCGATCGCGCTGTCGGTGTCCAACGCCGTGGGCGGCCTGATCGTCGCGCTGATCGCCCCGGTGCTGGGGCAGGCCTCGGACCGCTCGGGCAACACCGTGCGGAACCTGCGGTGGCAGACCTGGGCGATCGCCGCCCTGGCCGCCTGCCTGTTCTTCGTGGCGCCCGCCCCCGCGTACCTGTGGCTGGGACTCGGCATCCTGGCCGCCGCCTCGATCGTCGGTGAGATCGCCAACGTCAACTACTACTCGCTGCTCGACGACGTGGCCACCAAGCGCGACGTCGGCCGGGTTTCCGGCTTCGGCTGGGGCATGGGCTACCTCGGCGGCATCGTGGCGCTGATGGCGCTGTATTTCGGCTTCATCCAGCCCGAGGTGGGGCTGTTCGGGGTCACCGACGCCGGCGGGATGGACATCCGGGTCTCGATGCTTTTCTGCGCGGTGTGGATCGCGCTGTTCACCATCCCGACGTTCGTCGCGCTGCGCGACAAGCCCAAGCAGGCCGCGCCCCGCGTCGGCGTCGTGGCGTCCTACCGGCTGCTGTTCGCGTCGCTGCGTCGGCTCTGGGGCACCAGCCGCAACACCGTCCGGTTCCTGATCGCGTCGGCGCTGTTCCGCGACGGCCTCGCGGGGGTGTTCGCGTTCGGTGCGGTGCTCGCGGCCACCACCTTCGGGTTCTCGGCCGGCCAGGTGATCATCTTCGGCGCCGTCGCCAACGTCGTGGCGGGCGTCTCGACCATCGCCTTCGGCTATCTGGACGACCGGATCGGGCCCAAGCGCGTCATCATGATCTCGCTGGTCGCGCTGTGCGTGTTCGGCGTGGGCGTGTTCGCGCTCCACGACCGCGGCCAGATCGTGTTCTGGACGCTCGGACTGGCCATGTGCGCCTTCGTCGGTCCCGCCCAGTCGGCGTCCCGGTCCTTCCTGGCGCGCCTCATCCCCGAGGGCAGGTCGGGCGAGATCTTCGGGCTCTACGCCACGACCGGGCGCGCGATCTCGTTCCTGTCCCCGGCGCTGTTCGGGCTGGCGATCTTCCTGGGCTCGCTGGCGACCGGGAGCGACAACACCCAGTACTTCGGCATCCTCGGCATCGTCGTAGTGCTGATCGCCGGCCTGGTCATGATGCTGCGCGTCAGCGACCCGGCCGCCGACGAGACCCTCTGAGGGCCCCGGCGGGTACGACCGTGGTCCACAACCCCTCGCGGGCAGGGGCGGGAACAACGCGCCGACCGGTAGCGTTGAGGCCACGAAGGGAGGACACATGGCAGACAAGGCACTGAGGGGGCACGGTCTGGGCTCCAAGAGCCTCGCCGATCCGTCCGGAGTCGAGATGGCCGCCCGGCAGGAGATCGCGTTCGATTGTCCCAAGGAGCACCACTTCTCCATCACGTTCGCGGCGGAGGCCGAACTCCCCACCGAGTGGGAATGCCCGCGTTGTGGGCAGATGGCGCGCCGCTCCGACGGCGTCGAGCCCGAGCCCAAGGAGGTCAAGCCGGTGCGCACGCATTGGGACATGCTCCGCGAGCGCCGTTCCATCGAGGAACTCGAGGACATCCTCGCCGAGCGGCTGGGCGAGATCCGGCAGGAGCCCTGACCCGGCACCCGAACAGACGACGAGGGCCACGCACCGCAGGTGCGTGGCCCTTTTCCGTGTCCGGGGCTCGTCGGTCAGGGTTCGATCTCGCCCTTGATGACCGTCGGGTCGTCGGGCTTCGGCGTGTTCCGGTCGGGACGCTCGGGATCGCGCACCGTCTCCCCCTCCACGACCGAGCCGGGATCCATCTGGGCCAGCAGCAGGTCCATCTGGTCGCGGTAGGGCCGCGTGATCCCCGCGAACAGGGCCTTGACGCCGCGGCGCGCCAGCGGCCGGGTCGCCGGGATGATGAACATCAGCCCCACGACGTCGCTGAGGATGCCGGGCAGCAGGAACAGCAGGCCGCCGGTGAGGACCAGCGCGGCGTCGGACATCCGGGCCGAGGCCTCGTCCGGGTGCGCCTGCGCGTCCCGCAGCGACGCCCACGCCTTGCTGCCCTCGTGCCGCCAGATCAGGCCCCCGACGACCCCGCCGGCGAGCAGGAGCAGCAGGGTCCAGCCGACCCCGATGCCCTGGGCGATCCAGGCGAGCAGCGCGATCTCCGCGACCGCGAGGACCGCGAGCACCACCAGGGTCACCCGGGACAGCGACATCAGGAGTCGCTCCCCTTGCCCGCGCGGCGGGCGCGGACGGCGTCCTGGGTGGCACGGGAGAACGCGCCGACGAAGCGGCCCGCCTTCTCGCCGGCCTTCGCGGCCTTCTCCCCCAGCGTCCCACCGAGTTCGGCGAGCTGGGCGCCGCGGTGCTTGACGCCCCAGCGCGCGGTCTGCACGGCGGCCTCGAGGATGATGTCGGAGTTCATCTTGGAGACGCCGTGCTCGCGCTCCATGAACTCGATCGGCACCTCGACGACCTTGTAGCCGCGCTGCAGGGCGTTCCAGGTCAGGTCGACCTGGAAGCCGTAGCCGTAGGTGGAGATGTCGTCGATGATCGCGCGCAGCACGGGCGCCTTGAACAGGTTCAGGCCGCCGGTCGGGTCCTTGACGCCGATCCCGAGCCACAGCCGGGTCCACAGCGAGCCGCCGCGCGAGAGCAGTTCGCGGCTCTTGGGCCAGTTCACGACGCTGCCGCCGCGCACCCAGCGGCTGCCCTTGACCATGTCGGCGTCCACGAGCGCGTTGAGCAGCTTGGGCAGTTCCTCGGGCTGGTGCGAGCCGTCGGCGTCGTGCTCGACCAGCACGTCGTAATCGCGGTCCAGGCCCCAGCGGAAGGCGTCCAGGTAGGCCTTGCCGAGGCCCTCCTTGCCCTGGCGGTGCACGACGTGGATGTGGTCGTCGGCCGCGGCGAGTTCGTCGGCGCGCTTGCCCGTGCCGTCCGGGGAGTTGTCGTCGGCGATGAGCAGGTGTGCCTGCGGCACCGCAGCCCGCAGCCGCGAGGTGATCATGTCGACGTTCTCGATCTCGTTGAAGGTCGGGATGATCACCAGGATCCGACCGAGCCCTTCGTAGGGCTGTGCCATGTTCGCTCCTTAAGCGCGTCTCGGGGAAGACTTACCCTCCATTGTTCCACCCCGACGCGCCGCGACCCGCCTCGACAGGCCCCACACCATCCCGGACGCCGCGATCAGGGACAGCCCGTACTCCAGCCACGACTGCAGTCGCATGGCGGGCGTCGCGGGGGTGGTCTCCAGGGGCAGAACGTCCACCCCGGACGCCGCGACCGAGTCCGGCGCCTGCCGCAGCACCTGGCCCTGCGGCCCGATCAGCCCCGACACGCCCGAGGTGGTGACCACCTGGATCGTGCGCCGCATCTCCGCCGCCCGGACGCGGGTCGCGGTGAACTGCTGCGCGATCTGGTTGGTGCCCTGGTACATGGCGTTGCTGCTCTGCACGATCATGACCTGCGCGCCGGCGTCCACGGCCTGGTAGAGCGTGCCCGGGAAGATCACCTCGTAACAGATGGCGACGCCCACCTCGACGGTGCGGCCGTCCGGCAGCCGGGCCGGGAACGAACCGGGCTCGGTGCCGGGCACCGACTGGGCGCCGACGTAGCGCAGTTCGGGGATGAGGGGCAGCAGCAGGTCGCGGCCCGGGATCCACTCGCCGAACGGGACCAGGTTGCGCTTGGCGTAGGTGAGGTCGGCGCCGGCGTCGGTCCACCACAGCGCGACCGTCTGCCGGGTCTCGGCGGCGACGTCCTCGTAGATCGACCCGACCAGGATCGGCACGCCCGCGACGGCGACCGCCTCCTCGACCGCGGCCCGGGTCGGCACGTCCGCGCGCGGGTCCATGTCGGTGGAGTTCTCCGGCCACGCGATGAACTGGGGCCGGGGCAGTTCGCCCGCGTCCACCCGGCGCATCAGCGCCGCCGTCTCGTCGCGGGAGTTGTAGGTGATCGTCCGGGCCGGACCCAGGCCGTAGACGCCCCCGCCGGGGGCGCCGCCCTGCACCCAGCCGACCGCGACCTCGCCGTCGCTGGTGGGCCGGATCAGGCTCCCACCCGCCCCGGCGGCGAGCACCGCGACCAGCACCCACGCGACGGTGCTCCCGGTGGACCAGCCGGGCGCCTCGAGCAGCGCCAGCAGCACCTGCCCCAGGGCGGCGACCACGAACGTGACGCCGGCGGCGCCGACCAGCGGGTACAGACCCGCCAGCGGGGTGTCGAGCTGGGTGTAGCCCAGCCGCATCCAGCCGAACCCGTCGAACGGCCACACGGAGATCACGAACTCGCACAACGACCAGGCCGCCGCCCCGAAGATCGGCCAGGCGCGCAGGTCGCGGGTGAGGAAGCCGGCCAGGGCGACCCCCACGTACACCAGCGACGTGGCCAGCGTCATCCCGGCGTACGACAGGATCAGGATCTCGGTCTGCCAGATCAGCGAGGTGCCCATGAATGCCACCCCGAACGCCCACCCGGACGCCAGCGCGGCGCCCAGCCCGCGGGCGCGCCGGACGCACCAGCCGAGAACCACGACCGCCAGGACCGCGCAGGGGGCCCAGCCGATGGGGGCGAAGGCCAGCGAGGCGAGCAGGCCGCCGACCGCGGCGAGGACCACCAGGGTGACGGCGGGCCAGCGGGTCGATGCGAGCCGCCACGGCTGGGTCGCGGTTCGGGCCATCACGCCGGGAAGCCTAGCCGCTGCCCGGCGGAGCGGAGGGGACGACGATCGGGCGGCCGTAGTCTGACCACGACATCGGTCGAGAGGAGCCACCATGCGCGAACTCGTCTACTACGTCGCCGTCAGCATCGACGGCTACATCGCCGACGCCCACGGAGGGTTCGACGCCTTCCTCGTCGAGGGCGACCACGCCGAGGTCGTGTTCGGCGAGTACGCCGACGCGCTGCCGGTCCAGGCGCACACCGCGTTGGGCATCGAGCCGCCCGGAACCCGGTTCGACACGGTCCTCATGGGCTGGAACACGCTGACCCCCGCCCTGGACATCGGGATCACCAGCCCCTACCCGCACCTGCGCCAGTACGTGGCGACCACCCATCCGCGCGAGCACGACCCGGCGATCACCCTGACCACGGACCCGCTGGCCACCGTGCGCGACCTGAAGCGCGAGGACGGACTCGGGATCTGGCTCTGCGGAGGCGGCCGGCTCGCCGGGACGCTGCTGCCGGAGATCGACCGGCTCGTCCTCAAGCGCAACCCGGTCGTGCTGGGCTCCGGCGTCCCGCTCTTCGGGGGCCTCCCCCAGCCCGCCCGGCCGTTCGCCCTCACCGACGTCCGCCGGTTCGCCTCGGGCGTGGTGATCGAGGAGTACGCCGCGCCGCGCCGGTGACCGGTGCCCCGCCCTGCTCCGCCCCCGTTGGTGGAGCCCCGCACCGTGCCCTCGCGGCGGCCCGCGGCGTCCTAGAGTGAGGGCCATGACCGCTGATCTCTCCGCCCGCATCTCCGACCTCCTGCCCGGCGTCGTCGAGGACCTGACCGCCCTGGTGGCGATCCCCTCGGTGAGCTCGCTGCCCGACCGCCACGCCGACGTCGACGCGACGGTGGACGCAGTCAGCGCGCTGCTGACCGACCTGGGCTGCGACGACCTGGAGGTGGTCCGCGAGGGCGGCCAGCCGGCGATCATCGCCCGCTTCCCCGCGCCGGAGGGGCAGCCCACGGTCTGCCTGTACGCGCACCTGGACGTCCAGCCCACCGGCGACCTGGCGCTGTGGACCACCGAACCCTTCGTCGCCACCCGCCGCGGCGACCGGCTGTACGGGCGCGGCGTCGTCGACGACAAGGCGGGGATCGCGGTGCACCTGGCCGCGCTGCGCGCGTTCGACGGGAAGCCGCCGGTCGGCGTCACGCTCTTCATCGAGGGCGAGGAGGAGATCGGCTCCCCCACCCTCGCGACGATCCTCGAGCGGCACAGCGACAAGCTGGCGTCCGACGTGTTCGTCATCTGCGACTCGGGCAACTGGCAGGTCGGGACGCCGGCGTTCACCACCGCGCTCCGCGGCCTGGTCGACCTCGTGGTCCGGGTGGACACCCTCGACCACGCCCTGCACTCGGGCCAGTTCGGCGGCGTGGTCCCGGACGCGCTCACCACGCTGGTCCGGCTGCTCGCCACCCTGCACGACGAGAACGGCGACGTGGCGGTGGCGGGCCTGGCCGTCGCCGAGCCGTTCGACCTCGACTACCCCGAGGACCGGATGCGCGCGGAGGCGGGTCTGCTCGACGGGGTCGAGCTCGTGGGCACCGGCCCGCTGGCCGACCGGGTCTGGAGCCGGCCCTCCCTCACCGTCCTGGCCATCGACGCGACGCCGGTGGCGGACGCGTCGAACACGCTGGCTCCCAACGCCCGCGCCAAGGTCAGCATGCGGATCGCGCCCAACCAGGACCCGGCGGCCGCCATGGCCGCGCTGTCGCGGCACCTCACCGAGCACGCGCCCTTCGGCGCGAAGGTGACCATCAGCGAGGGCTCGGCCGGCTCGGGCACCGTCGTCGAGATGGCCGGCCCCGTCGCCGACCTGGCGCGCGCGGTGTACTCGGACGCCTTCCGGAACCCCGCGGTCGACATGGGCCAGGGCGGCTCGATCCCGATGGTGGCGGACTTCCAGCGCGCCTACCCCGACGCGCAGATCCTGGTCACGGGCGTGGCCGACCCCGACTCCCGGATGCACGGCATCGACGAGTCGCTGGACCTGATCGACCTGGAGGCCGCGGCGCTCGCCGAGGCGTCCCTGCTGCAGGGCCTCGCGGATCAGACCAGCGGTCGGTCCGCGTAGGGGACGCTCAGCACCAGCTGGGTCTCGGTGGCGACGCTGACCCGGTGGCGGATCTCCTTCAGCACGCGCTCGAGGTCGGCCGGTGACTCGACCTGCACCTTCAGCAGGTAGCTCGCCAGGCCGGCCATCGAGTAGCAGGAGACCACCTCGGGCAGGTCGGCGATCAGCTCGGGGAGCTCGTCCTCGCTCATGTCGTCGCGCAGCCGCACCGACACGAAGCCGGTGAGCAGCTTGCCGAGCGCCTGGGGGTCGACGATGGCCTTGTAGCCGGTGATCACGCCGCGCTGCTCCAGGCGCCGCACCCGCTGCTGCGCCGCCGAGGTGGACAGACCCGTCGCCTTGCCCAGGTCGGTGTAGGACATCCGCCCGTCGCGGGACAGGAGTCCGATGATCTGCTCGTCGATGCGTTCCACCGCACCATCGTGTCACACTGATGCATCATGAACGGGCCGCGCACACTACTTTTTGATTCAGCCTCCCTGTATTTCAGGGCATTCTTCGGCCTCCCGGCGTCTTTGACGACGCAATCGGGAGAACCTGTGAACGCTGTTCGGGGCCTGCTGGACTTTCTGGCACGTTTCATCACCGGGTACCGCCCCACCCAGGTCGCGTGCTGCTGGGACGACGCCTGGCGGCCCACCTGGCGCGTCGAACTGCTGCCCAGCTACAAGGCCCACCGCGTCGCGTTCGGCGACGTGGAGGAGGTGCCGGCCGAACTGAACGCGCAGGTGCCCTGGATCCGCGAGGTGCTGGACGCCCTCGGGCTGCCGATCGTCGGCGCCGCCGACCACGAGGCCGACGACGTGATCGCGACCCTGGCCCGCGGCGCGAGCACGCCGGTGGACGTCGTGACCGGCGACCGGGACCTGTTCCAGCTCGTGGAGCCGACCCGACCCACCCGGGTGCTGTACGTGGCGCGCGGCGTGGCCAAGCACGAGCGCGTCGACGAC
Above is a window of Propioniciclava coleopterorum DNA encoding:
- a CDS encoding FxsA family protein: MSLSRVTLVVLAVLAVAEIALLAWIAQGIGVGWTLLLLLAGGVVGGLIWRHEGSKAWASLRDAQAHPDEASARMSDAALVLTGGLLFLLPGILSDVVGLMFIIPATRPLARRGVKALFAGITRPYRDQMDLLLAQMDPGSVVEGETVRDPERPDRNTPKPDDPTVIKGEIEP
- a CDS encoding dihydrofolate reductase family protein; its protein translation is MRELVYYVAVSIDGYIADAHGGFDAFLVEGDHAEVVFGEYADALPVQAHTALGIEPPGTRFDTVLMGWNTLTPALDIGITSPYPHLRQYVATTHPREHDPAITLTTDPLATVRDLKREDGLGIWLCGGGRLAGTLLPEIDRLVLKRNPVVLGSGVPLFGGLPQPARPFALTDVRRFASGVVIEEYAAPRR
- a CDS encoding Lrp/AsnC family transcriptional regulator; protein product: MERIDEQIIGLLSRDGRMSYTDLGKATGLSTSAAQQRVRRLEQRGVITGYKAIVDPQALGKLLTGFVSVRLRDDMSEDELPELIADLPEVVSCYSMAGLASYLLKVQVESPADLERVLKEIRHRVSVATETQLVLSVPYADRPLV
- a CDS encoding RNA polymerase-binding protein RbpA; the encoded protein is MADKALRGHGLGSKSLADPSGVEMAARQEIAFDCPKEHHFSITFAAEAELPTEWECPRCGQMARRSDGVEPEPKEVKPVRTHWDMLRERRSIEELEDILAERLGEIRQEP
- the lnt gene encoding apolipoprotein N-acyltransferase codes for the protein MARTATQPWRLASTRWPAVTLVVLAAVGGLLASLAFAPIGWAPCAVLAVVVLGWCVRRARGLGAALASGWAFGVAFMGTSLIWQTEILILSYAGMTLATSLVYVGVALAGFLTRDLRAWPIFGAAAWSLCEFVISVWPFDGFGWMRLGYTQLDTPLAGLYPLVGAAGVTFVVAALGQVLLALLEAPGWSTGSTVAWVLVAVLAAGAGGSLIRPTSDGEVAVGWVQGGAPGGGVYGLGPARTITYNSRDETAALMRRVDAGELPRPQFIAWPENSTDMDPRADVPTRAAVEEAVAVAGVPILVGSIYEDVAAETRQTVALWWTDAGADLTYAKRNLVPFGEWIPGRDLLLPLIPELRYVGAQSVPGTEPGSFPARLPDGRTVEVGVAICYEVIFPGTLYQAVDAGAQVMIVQSSNAMYQGTNQIAQQFTATRVRAAEMRRTIQVVTTSGVSGLIGPQGQVLRQAPDSVAASGVDVLPLETTPATPAMRLQSWLEYGLSLIAASGMVWGLSRRVAARRGGTMEGKSSPRRA
- a CDS encoding 5'-3' exonuclease; protein product: MNGPRTLLFDSASLYFRAFFGLPASLTTQSGEPVNAVRGLLDFLARFITGYRPTQVACCWDDAWRPTWRVELLPSYKAHRVAFGDVEEVPAELNAQVPWIREVLDALGLPIVGAADHEADDVIATLARGASTPVDVVTGDRDLFQLVEPTRPTRVLYVARGVAKHERVDDAWLRAKYGIDGSGYVDFAVLRGDPSDGLPGVKGIGEKTAAGLIDRFGDLAGMVAHVDQLSPAVARALSSSVDYLGPAQQVVTAATDAPVPADLDLTLPKAPRDPDAFARLAEDLNLGGAAERILKALALP
- a CDS encoding polyprenol monophosphomannose synthase, with the translated sequence MAQPYEGLGRILVIIPTFNEIENVDMITSRLRAAVPQAHLLIADDNSPDGTGKRADELAAADDHIHVVHRQGKEGLGKAYLDAFRWGLDRDYDVLVEHDADGSHQPEELPKLLNALVDADMVKGSRWVRGGSVVNWPKSRELLSRGGSLWTRLWLGIGVKDPTGGLNLFKAPVLRAIIDDISTYGYGFQVDLTWNALQRGYKVVEVPIEFMEREHGVSKMNSDIILEAAVQTARWGVKHRGAQLAELGGTLGEKAAKAGEKAGRFVGAFSRATQDAVRARRAGKGSDS
- a CDS encoding glycerophosphodiester phosphodiesterase family protein, whose translation is MRADAYEYFAPPFAALAHRGGFSPDAPPEVENSLRGFAAAVALGFGYLETDVHTTADGVLVAFHDDRLDRVTDAAGAIADLPWSEVARARIGGSEPIPRFVDLLDALPGARFNVDLKHPSAVEPLADLLGRRDGERVCVSSFTTASVRRFRALTGGRIATGASPKEVAGFAVPGLRRVWPLAGQAFQMPTHEPRTGVPLLTRGFLAAAHARGARVHVWTINDRPEMERLLDLGVDGIVSDDLLTLKDVLIDRGLWEGDR
- a CDS encoding dipeptidase, with the translated sequence MTADLSARISDLLPGVVEDLTALVAIPSVSSLPDRHADVDATVDAVSALLTDLGCDDLEVVREGGQPAIIARFPAPEGQPTVCLYAHLDVQPTGDLALWTTEPFVATRRGDRLYGRGVVDDKAGIAVHLAALRAFDGKPPVGVTLFIEGEEEIGSPTLATILERHSDKLASDVFVICDSGNWQVGTPAFTTALRGLVDLVVRVDTLDHALHSGQFGGVVPDALTTLVRLLATLHDENGDVAVAGLAVAEPFDLDYPEDRMRAEAGLLDGVELVGTGPLADRVWSRPSLTVLAIDATPVADASNTLAPNARAKVSMRIAPNQDPAAAMAALSRHLTEHAPFGAKVTISEGSAGSGTVVEMAGPVADLARAVYSDAFRNPAVDMGQGGSIPMVADFQRAYPDAQILVTGVADPDSRMHGIDESLDLIDLEAAALAEASLLQGLADQTSGRSA
- a CDS encoding UDP-N-acetylglucosamine 1-carboxyvinyltransferase — translated: MTSKTSTGIGRLIRDARMQRGLTHAQVADALDLEPTDVREIETGGTSLDLDQIARIASVLQDPSLAPVGRTMHLRIKGPTTLRGSIDVRSSKNAAVALLCASLLNKGRTVLEGVARIEEVNRILEVLSSIGVKVTWSPDKSELELVRPEMLDLAAMDVAAARRTRSIIMFLGPLLHLLPEFQLPYAGGCNLGTRTVTPHLQALQLFGLDVKATEGWYQAAVRETDDGVRHITLTERGDTVTENVLMAAALFPGTTVIRNASPNYMVQDLCFFLEAVGVTVEGIGSTTLTVTGVEEIATDVRFAPSEDPIEAMSLITAAVVTKSEMTVRRAPIEFLEIELAILGDMGLRYDLSEEYPAHNGRTRLVDITVHPSALHAAQDKIHPMPFPGLNIDNLPFFAVIAAEAEGRTLIHDWVYENRAIHLLELGKLGATTQLLDPHRLVVEGPTSWRSQELVCPPALRPAVCLLLASMAARGVTVLRDVYVINRGYEDLANRLNKLGADIQVFYD
- the pdxY gene encoding pyridoxal kinase PdxY produces the protein MTTILSIQSSVAYGHVGNSAATFPLMRLGFEVWPVLTVHFSNNTSYPGKRGPLLAPSDVADVVQGIDELGVLPEVDAVLTGYQGAPAMGAEILKIVGLVKERNPRAVWCCDPVMGDVGRGMYVLPGIPEFMRDHVVPAADILTPNHYELDFLTGRETETVEDVLAAADALRAQGPRVVLVTSVVAKGAAPDTVMMVAVDQDGAWGVTTPMLERSFTGSGDLTASIFLASLLGGASLADAVGRTADVVYSVLEKTTRLDRRELALVPAQDDLVSPTHSFEVERLR
- a CDS encoding MFS transporter, with protein sequence MSEHATTALEASLPVPRRKVWAWAMWDWGTQPLNTVIITFVFSVYITSKAFGPENTTSIALSVSNAVGGLIVALIAPVLGQASDRSGNTVRNLRWQTWAIAALAACLFFVAPAPAYLWLGLGILAAASIVGEIANVNYYSLLDDVATKRDVGRVSGFGWGMGYLGGIVALMALYFGFIQPEVGLFGVTDAGGMDIRVSMLFCAVWIALFTIPTFVALRDKPKQAAPRVGVVASYRLLFASLRRLWGTSRNTVRFLIASALFRDGLAGVFAFGAVLAATTFGFSAGQVIIFGAVANVVAGVSTIAFGYLDDRIGPKRVIMISLVALCVFGVGVFALHDRGQIVFWTLGLAMCAFVGPAQSASRSFLARLIPEGRSGEIFGLYATTGRAISFLSPALFGLAIFLGSLATGSDNTQYFGILGIVVVLIAGLVMMLRVSDPAADETL